The following are from one region of the Stigmatella ashevillena genome:
- a CDS encoding imm11 family protein: MPMQYFDLFDDVYFTGRWELGKLIDPQESKEVWPWLLMRGKPVHFPKNPVGPVRASGRPLDFSHAAFGIPVVHARVASIFTELAPTDVQLIPVNIQGQSDPYFILNIVRIVKCIDDKASEEVRYWTEEDELPEKTGTYSSVSGMRIDLAKVGNTKVFRTWGGMLRSLCLRTSRKHWSARAPRA, from the coding sequence ATGCCAATGCAGTATTTCGATCTCTTTGATGACGTCTATTTCACTGGACGCTGGGAATTGGGGAAGCTCATCGACCCTCAGGAGAGCAAGGAGGTTTGGCCTTGGCTTCTCATGCGCGGGAAGCCAGTGCACTTCCCGAAAAATCCCGTGGGTCCTGTCAGAGCCTCGGGCAGGCCGCTCGATTTCTCTCACGCGGCTTTTGGTATCCCTGTCGTCCACGCGCGTGTGGCGTCCATCTTCACCGAGCTGGCTCCAACCGATGTGCAGCTCATTCCAGTGAATATCCAGGGACAATCGGATCCATACTTCATTCTGAACATCGTTCGTATCGTGAAGTGCATCGACGACAAGGCTTCCGAAGAGGTGCGCTACTGGACTGAGGAGGACGAGCTCCCAGAGAAAACCGGCACGTATTCTTCTGTTTCGGGAATGCGCATCGATCTGGCGAAGGTGGGCAATACAAAGGTGTTTCGCACATGGGGTGGCATGTTGCGCTCATTGTGTCTCAGGACATCAAGGAAGCATTGGAGCGCACGGGCGCCACGGGCGTGA
- a CDS encoding VanW family protein, with protein MAPRLVTLSQSSLLWRRSKQLALQANRLAAWAATPERWPRPLLAPARGIGALRASLRVDLARTDPEADPLLEAGKRHNVQLAAPAFEGLLLTPERPLSFWRTLGRLTERAGYRHGLSLSGGCLTPSVGGGICLLANALFELAARQGWHILERHGHTMEAVPPPEGALWGLDATVFWPYVDVVVAPREGPVRLGARVQEGALRLTVHAEGPPRTRARLWSEDDALLETPEGTLRTNRIRRRVEDVRTGAVLEERVIAENRRRLLSPEARQRTCLTCGESECHARVEVPGAEARAS; from the coding sequence TTGGCCCCTCGTCTTGTCACCTTGTCGCAGTCCTCGCTGCTGTGGCGGCGGAGCAAGCAGCTCGCGCTCCAGGCGAACCGCCTGGCCGCATGGGCCGCGACGCCCGAGCGTTGGCCGCGTCCGCTGCTGGCGCCCGCGCGAGGGATAGGCGCCCTTCGGGCCTCGCTTCGCGTGGATCTCGCGCGCACGGACCCGGAGGCGGATCCCTTGCTGGAGGCGGGCAAGCGTCACAACGTCCAGCTCGCGGCCCCGGCCTTTGAGGGGCTGCTGCTCACGCCCGAGCGGCCCTTGTCCTTCTGGCGCACGCTGGGGCGGCTGACGGAGCGCGCAGGCTACCGGCATGGGCTGTCGCTGAGCGGTGGGTGTCTCACGCCCTCCGTGGGGGGAGGGATCTGCCTGTTGGCCAATGCCCTCTTCGAGCTGGCCGCGCGCCAGGGTTGGCACATCCTGGAGCGCCATGGGCACACGATGGAGGCCGTGCCTCCCCCGGAAGGGGCGCTGTGGGGATTGGATGCCACGGTGTTCTGGCCCTATGTGGATGTGGTGGTGGCGCCACGGGAGGGGCCAGTGCGGCTCGGAGCCCGCGTTCAAGAGGGGGCCCTGCGGCTCACCGTGCACGCGGAGGGGCCGCCGAGAACGCGGGCCCGGCTGTGGTCCGAGGACGACGCCCTGCTGGAGACGCCCGAGGGTACGCTGCGCACCAATCGCATCCGGCGCCGGGTGGAAGACGTGAGGACCGGCGCGGTGCTGGAAGAGCGCGTCATCGCGGAGAACCGGCGGCGTCTGTTGAGCCCCGAGGCCCGCCAGCGGACCTGTCTGACGTGTGGTGAGAGTGAGTGCCATGCGCGCGTCGAGGTGCCCGGGGCAGAGGCCCGTGCCTCATGA
- a CDS encoding glycosyltransferase has protein sequence MNLVLVPEPAPWLGQLPTLMGNGEQAEVLAPWALPAAPTRWGLFPSRLRGAWRRRTLPAPEGFRVWGLPGWWAVEAGLRLGARSAAASFRARFALRRRVAQATAALLPEGVETVVAPSLCARELFAAARRQGARCVLIEDLPFLRALHADLDEAAFRHPEESFLRNHRASAEDVARQEAERVLADECWVRSAFSRERLLRDGHASERIRDLHLPAVAVSRGEAAQKEAEASPVALLAGPALARGGLREALAALEARPGWHLWVRPTEGTDVAVLKHPRVQRVTEQVQRTLRGVDVVLAPSWCESHPSEVATAMAWGIPVIATDRASGFHECHTVPRGNVAALVMELDAVRAT, from the coding sequence ATGAACCTCGTCCTCGTGCCAGAACCCGCCCCTTGGCTCGGACAGCTCCCCACGTTGATGGGGAACGGGGAGCAGGCAGAGGTGTTGGCGCCGTGGGCGCTGCCCGCCGCGCCTACGAGGTGGGGGCTCTTTCCGTCTCGGCTGCGTGGAGCGTGGCGAAGAAGGACGCTCCCGGCGCCGGAGGGCTTCCGCGTCTGGGGCCTTCCGGGGTGGTGGGCGGTGGAGGCGGGCCTCCGGCTCGGGGCGCGTTCGGCGGCGGCGTCCTTCCGGGCGCGTTTCGCGTTGCGACGGCGGGTGGCGCAGGCCACGGCGGCGTTGCTCCCCGAGGGCGTGGAGACGGTGGTCGCGCCTTCTCTCTGTGCACGAGAGCTGTTCGCTGCGGCCCGTCGCCAGGGGGCGCGCTGCGTGCTGATCGAGGATCTGCCTTTCTTGAGGGCGCTGCATGCGGACCTCGACGAGGCTGCGTTCCGGCACCCAGAGGAGTCCTTCCTGCGCAATCACCGGGCCTCCGCCGAGGATGTAGCGAGGCAGGAGGCCGAGCGGGTGCTGGCCGATGAATGCTGGGTGCGCAGCGCCTTCAGCCGCGAGCGGTTGCTGCGGGACGGACATGCCTCTGAGCGGATCCGCGACCTGCACCTTCCCGCCGTGGCGGTTTCGAGGGGCGAGGCCGCGCAGAAGGAGGCGGAGGCGTCTCCCGTGGCCTTGCTGGCGGGGCCCGCGCTCGCCCGAGGGGGCTTGAGAGAGGCGCTGGCGGCGCTGGAGGCCCGGCCCGGGTGGCATCTCTGGGTGAGGCCCACCGAGGGGACGGATGTGGCGGTGCTGAAGCACCCTCGGGTCCAGCGGGTGACCGAGCAGGTGCAGCGGACCCTGCGGGGTGTGGACGTGGTGCTCGCCCCGTCCTGGTGTGAGAGCCATCCGTCCGAGGTCGCAACGGCGATGGCGTGGGGCATTCCGGTCATTGCCACGGATCGCGCCTCGGGCTTCCACGAGTGCCACACAGTGCCGCGCGGCAATGTAGCTGCCCTGGTCATGGAGCTGGATGCGGTGCGCGCGACATGA
- a CDS encoding molybdopterin-dependent oxidoreductase encodes MAPTSGTMTHFRACNLCEAMCGIRIDVEGGRITSIRGDTEDPLSRGHICPKAVALKDLHEDPDRLRHPLKRTASGWEQVSWEEALDEVARRLYETQQAHGRESVATYLGNPGSHNTGVLLFVPGFLRALGSRNKYSATSMDQLPHQLASHLMFGHQLLIPIPDLDHTQYLLMLGANPLASNGSLMTAPDVRTRLRAIQQRGGKVVVVDPRRTETANIADEHLFIRPGTDALFLFAVLHEVLKAPRLGRLEGMTEGLEAVRALAADFPPERVAGATGVPAEDIRRVAEAFARAETAVCYGRMGVSTQAFGGLCQWLINTLNIVSGNFDRVGGALFTRPAFDVVGGVQAMRMGRGGFGRWKSRVRGLPEFSGELPVATMADEILTGGEGQIRALVTVAGNPVLSTPNGGRLEQALASLDFMVCLDPYLNETTRHAHFILPPPTALERSQYDVVFHVFAVRNTARYAPPLFDPGPRAMHDWRILQELQHRLEVLRKGRRLKGELAYQALRRMGPEGILEMGLRTGPYGLRARGLRGSLSLSALRRAPHGVDLGPLKPSLPGRLQTKDRRIHLAPAPFVEDVKRLREMLEGAVVPGQGELLLIGRRHLRDNNSWMHNVPKLMTGKARCTLMIHPEDAKAAGLGEGDEAVVTSRVGEVSVPVVVTDEVMQGVVSLPHGYGHGRNGTRLTVAAEHAGASLNDLTDEQRVDALSGNAAFSGVPVRVTRAPVSRNG; translated from the coding sequence ATGGCGCCTACCTCCGGAACGATGACCCACTTTCGTGCATGCAACCTTTGTGAGGCCATGTGTGGGATTCGCATCGATGTGGAAGGGGGCCGCATCACCTCCATCCGGGGGGACACCGAGGACCCTTTGAGCCGGGGACACATCTGCCCCAAGGCGGTGGCGCTCAAGGACTTGCACGAGGATCCGGATCGGCTGCGCCATCCGTTGAAGCGCACCGCGAGCGGCTGGGAGCAGGTCTCCTGGGAGGAGGCGTTGGACGAGGTGGCGCGGCGGCTCTACGAGACGCAGCAGGCGCACGGCCGGGAGTCGGTGGCCACGTACCTGGGCAACCCGGGCTCGCACAACACGGGGGTGCTGCTCTTCGTGCCGGGCTTCCTGCGCGCCTTGGGCTCGCGCAACAAGTACAGCGCCACCTCCATGGATCAGCTCCCGCACCAGCTGGCCTCGCACTTGATGTTTGGCCACCAGTTGCTCATTCCGATTCCGGACCTGGACCACACCCAGTACCTGCTCATGCTGGGTGCCAACCCGCTGGCCTCCAATGGCAGCCTGATGACGGCGCCGGACGTGCGGACGCGGCTTCGCGCCATTCAGCAGCGGGGGGGGAAGGTGGTGGTGGTGGATCCGCGGCGGACGGAGACGGCGAACATCGCGGACGAGCACCTCTTCATCCGTCCTGGCACCGATGCCCTGTTTCTGTTCGCGGTGCTCCATGAGGTGCTGAAGGCGCCCCGGCTGGGACGCCTGGAGGGGATGACCGAAGGGCTGGAGGCGGTGCGCGCCCTGGCCGCGGACTTCCCGCCGGAGCGGGTGGCGGGGGCCACGGGTGTACCGGCGGAAGACATCCGCCGGGTGGCGGAGGCCTTCGCCCGCGCGGAGACGGCGGTCTGCTACGGACGCATGGGGGTGTCCACCCAGGCCTTCGGCGGGTTGTGCCAGTGGCTCATCAACACCCTGAACATCGTGAGCGGCAACTTCGACCGCGTGGGCGGGGCGCTGTTCACCCGTCCCGCGTTCGATGTGGTGGGAGGGGTTCAGGCAATGAGGATGGGCCGGGGCGGCTTTGGCCGGTGGAAGAGCCGGGTGCGGGGGCTGCCTGAGTTCTCGGGAGAGCTGCCCGTGGCCACGATGGCCGATGAGATTCTCACCGGGGGCGAAGGCCAGATTCGCGCGCTGGTGACGGTGGCGGGCAACCCGGTGCTCTCCACGCCCAACGGGGGAAGGTTGGAGCAGGCGCTGGCGTCGCTGGACTTCATGGTGTGCCTGGATCCCTACCTCAACGAGACGACGCGGCACGCGCACTTCATCTTGCCGCCCCCCACGGCCCTGGAGCGGAGCCAGTACGACGTGGTGTTCCACGTGTTCGCCGTGAGGAACACCGCCCGGTACGCGCCTCCGCTGTTCGACCCGGGGCCCCGAGCGATGCACGACTGGCGAATTCTCCAGGAGCTTCAGCACCGGCTGGAGGTGCTTCGTAAAGGCCGGCGCCTGAAGGGAGAGCTGGCGTACCAGGCGCTGCGGCGGATGGGGCCGGAGGGCATCCTGGAGATGGGACTGCGCACGGGGCCGTATGGGCTGCGCGCGCGGGGACTGCGCGGGAGCCTGAGCTTGTCAGCACTCCGGCGGGCGCCGCACGGGGTGGACCTGGGGCCGCTGAAGCCGAGCCTGCCGGGCCGGTTGCAGACGAAGGACCGCCGCATCCATCTGGCGCCAGCGCCGTTCGTGGAGGACGTGAAGCGGCTGCGGGAGATGCTGGAAGGGGCGGTGGTGCCAGGGCAGGGCGAACTGCTGCTGATCGGCCGGAGGCACCTGAGGGACAACAACTCGTGGATGCACAACGTGCCCAAGTTGATGACGGGGAAGGCGCGCTGCACGCTGATGATCCACCCTGAGGACGCGAAGGCGGCAGGACTGGGAGAGGGGGACGAGGCTGTGGTGACATCGCGGGTGGGGGAGGTGTCCGTACCGGTGGTGGTGACGGACGAGGTGATGCAGGGCGTGGTGAGCCTGCCGCACGGCTATGGGCACGGGCGCAACGGGACACGGCTCACGGTGGCGGCGGAGCACGCGGGCGCGAGCCTCAATGATCTCACGGACGAGCAGCGGGTGGACGCGCTCAGTGGAAATGCCGCGTTCAGCGGGGTGCCGGTGCGGGTCACGCGGGCGCCGGTCTCACGGAATGGGTGA
- a CDS encoding right-handed parallel beta-helix repeat-containing protein — protein sequence MPHRLSKTHILIAALLLGVACSPSTAPEAPLGAARFVVATHQALTPEEVTRVEVTVQAEDVPPILLPLVKEGEVWVGLLSAVRAGAGRSFRAEAFDVTGLKRYEGQLSGVTIVEGETVQVSILAQEVQRPVPFENESPLIDSLVVSRPTVQPGGTVTVRAAAHDPNPGDTVTVAWTATGGSFGTPSALESTWTAPATQGSVTLTLTVTDARGAASTLSFTLQVEESTTVGEGSADVTVHFNTWPRVNALSAVPAQVRPNQPLTVTALAEDVDAAAGTLAYAWTASCAGTWSSSQSRVAQFTPTAQPAQTTCNNCQLTVTVSDGQGGATTGKLGICVGQPPVLQFLPYIESSSQSAATMGPGDLVTFRVKGADANQQSLSFAWTGPGVLSAPTTPEANTSEILWTAPSCLPAAPHGVTVTVTNTSGLSGVQRLPFQWTGPTCSQAPCAFSIAPAQKALLLSNHCLVDAPVFIPEGFRFEGTGHSLTAVDPPGGYFQGAVLRNRGSEAHVRSVTVKAQGLRDICYNGAQRLRGILFEDASGTITSTQVLNIRKAEGASGCQEGTGIEVLATGARTSRPFVDVTQNQVSGHQKTGIAATGPVDVIIAGNTVEGRGPQNQIVQQGIHLKLGAQGAVLYNQVNGHAYGGSDDIAPGILVTGGGYYGGPLCEGLNIEGNTLVGNDLGIYLSQLEANGNAPATPTRIRVAFNTLSHASVTNGYVYQAAIADSGTGNIITSNSISGAGYNPATVPGATFAVDVLATAASRLAFLTEPQSVPVGACSGSLTVQSQDAAGNLSVPAPATASLAASGAAASGVTFHTDATCTGAPVTALSLSNPHAEATFYFKGSQTGTVGVSVTLGALTATQYHGLFIP from the coding sequence ATGCCGCATCGACTGAGCAAAACCCACATTCTGATCGCCGCGCTGTTGCTGGGGGTGGCGTGCTCGCCTTCGACCGCGCCCGAGGCGCCGCTTGGCGCGGCTCGCTTCGTGGTCGCCACGCACCAGGCCCTCACGCCGGAGGAAGTCACGCGTGTGGAAGTCACCGTGCAAGCCGAGGACGTTCCCCCCATTCTGTTGCCCCTGGTGAAGGAAGGAGAAGTCTGGGTCGGTCTGCTGAGCGCGGTGCGTGCTGGCGCGGGCCGCAGCTTCCGCGCCGAGGCCTTTGATGTCACGGGCCTCAAGCGCTACGAGGGCCAGCTCTCCGGCGTCACCATCGTCGAGGGAGAGACCGTCCAGGTGAGCATCCTCGCCCAGGAGGTCCAGCGGCCCGTTCCCTTCGAGAATGAGTCCCCGCTCATCGACTCGCTCGTCGTCTCGCGGCCCACGGTGCAGCCCGGCGGCACGGTGACCGTCCGCGCCGCCGCGCATGACCCCAACCCGGGAGACACCGTCACCGTGGCGTGGACCGCCACGGGAGGCTCCTTCGGCACACCCTCGGCCCTCGAGTCCACCTGGACGGCCCCCGCCACGCAGGGCAGTGTGACGCTGACCCTCACCGTGACGGATGCCCGCGGCGCCGCGTCCACCCTCAGCTTCACCCTCCAGGTCGAGGAGAGCACCACGGTGGGAGAGGGCAGCGCCGATGTCACCGTGCACTTCAACACCTGGCCTCGCGTCAACGCCCTGAGCGCCGTGCCCGCCCAGGTGCGCCCGAACCAGCCGCTCACCGTCACCGCGCTCGCCGAGGACGTGGACGCCGCGGCCGGGACGCTCGCCTACGCCTGGACGGCGAGCTGTGCCGGCACCTGGAGTTCCTCCCAATCGCGGGTGGCCCAGTTCACCCCCACCGCACAGCCCGCGCAGACCACCTGCAACAACTGCCAGCTCACCGTCACCGTCTCGGACGGACAGGGCGGCGCCACCACGGGCAAGCTGGGCATCTGCGTGGGCCAGCCCCCGGTGCTCCAGTTCCTGCCCTACATCGAGAGCAGCTCTCAGTCGGCGGCCACCATGGGCCCAGGCGACTTGGTGACCTTCCGGGTGAAGGGCGCCGACGCGAACCAGCAGTCCCTGAGCTTCGCCTGGACGGGCCCGGGCGTGCTCAGCGCCCCGACCACTCCCGAAGCCAACACGAGCGAGATCCTCTGGACGGCCCCCTCGTGTCTGCCCGCGGCCCCCCACGGCGTGACGGTGACGGTGACCAACACCTCGGGGCTCTCCGGCGTCCAGCGCCTCCCCTTCCAGTGGACGGGCCCCACCTGCAGCCAGGCGCCGTGCGCCTTCTCCATCGCCCCGGCGCAGAAGGCGCTCTTGCTGAGCAACCACTGCCTGGTGGACGCACCCGTGTTCATCCCCGAGGGCTTCCGCTTCGAGGGAACGGGACACTCGCTCACGGCGGTGGATCCGCCGGGTGGCTACTTCCAGGGCGCGGTGCTCCGCAACCGCGGCAGTGAGGCCCACGTCCGCTCCGTCACCGTGAAAGCGCAGGGGCTCAGGGACATTTGCTACAATGGAGCTCAGCGGTTGCGCGGCATCCTCTTCGAGGACGCTTCGGGCACCATCACCAGCACCCAGGTGCTGAACATCCGCAAGGCCGAAGGGGCGAGCGGGTGCCAGGAAGGAACGGGCATCGAGGTGCTCGCCACCGGTGCCCGCACCTCCCGCCCCTTCGTGGACGTCACCCAGAACCAGGTCTCGGGCCACCAGAAGACGGGCATCGCCGCGACGGGGCCAGTGGACGTCATCATCGCCGGCAACACCGTGGAGGGCCGAGGCCCGCAGAACCAGATCGTCCAGCAGGGCATCCACCTCAAGCTGGGGGCCCAAGGCGCGGTGCTGTACAACCAGGTCAATGGCCATGCCTATGGCGGCTCGGATGACATCGCCCCCGGCATCCTGGTGACCGGCGGCGGCTATTACGGCGGTCCCCTTTGCGAGGGGCTCAACATCGAGGGCAACACGCTGGTGGGCAATGATCTCGGCATCTACCTCTCCCAGCTCGAAGCGAACGGCAACGCGCCCGCGACCCCCACGCGCATCCGGGTGGCCTTCAACACGCTGAGCCACGCCAGCGTGACCAACGGGTACGTCTACCAGGCCGCCATCGCGGACTCGGGGACCGGGAACATCATCACCTCCAACAGCATCTCGGGCGCTGGGTACAACCCCGCCACGGTGCCGGGGGCCACCTTCGCCGTGGACGTGCTGGCGACCGCCGCCTCGCGGCTGGCGTTCCTCACCGAGCCCCAGTCCGTGCCTGTGGGCGCATGCTCGGGGAGCCTCACCGTGCAGAGCCAAGATGCGGCGGGCAACCTGTCCGTCCCTGCTCCGGCCACCGCGTCCCTCGCCGCCTCGGGCGCGGCGGCCTCGGGGGTCACCTTCCACACCGACGCCACGTGCACGGGCGCACCAGTAACGGCGCTGAGCCTGAGCAACCCCCACGCGGAGGCGACGTTCTACTTCAAGGGCTCGCAGACCGGCACGGTGGGGGTGAGCGTCACCCTGGGCGCGCTCACGGCCACCCAGTACCACGGCCTCTTCATCCCCTAA